The following coding sequences lie in one Flavobacterium cyclinae genomic window:
- a CDS encoding aspartate carbamoyltransferase catalytic subunit codes for MKELSVNHLIGIKYITKQDIDLIFETADHFKEVINRPIKKVPSLRDVTIANIFFENSTRTKLSFELAQKRLSADVISFSAAQSSVKKGETLIDTVNNILSMKVDMVVMRHSSPGAAHFLSQNIGASVVNAGDGAHEHPTQALLDSFTIREKLGDVGGKKIVIVGDILHSRVALSNIFALQMQGAEVKVCGPKTLIPKYIESLGVTVEPNLRKALEWADVANMLRVQNERLDVSYFPTTREYTQQYGVTKELLDSLNKEIVIMHPGPINRGVEITSDVADSQQSVILEQVENGVAVRMAVIYLLASKIKN; via the coding sequence ATGAAAGAATTATCAGTAAATCATTTAATCGGAATAAAATATATTACCAAACAAGATATTGATTTAATTTTCGAAACGGCTGACCATTTCAAAGAAGTTATCAATCGTCCCATCAAAAAAGTACCTTCTTTACGAGATGTTACCATTGCCAATATTTTCTTCGAAAACAGTACGAGAACTAAATTATCCTTCGAATTAGCTCAAAAACGACTTTCAGCCGATGTGATTAGTTTTTCGGCAGCGCAATCTTCGGTTAAAAAAGGAGAAACTTTGATTGACACAGTAAACAACATTCTATCTATGAAAGTAGATATGGTGGTAATGCGTCACAGTAGCCCAGGAGCAGCTCATTTTTTGTCGCAGAATATTGGAGCAAGTGTTGTAAATGCTGGAGATGGAGCACACGAACATCCAACACAAGCTTTATTAGATAGCTTTACAATTAGAGAAAAATTAGGCGATGTTGGCGGAAAGAAAATCGTAATTGTAGGTGATATTTTACACTCAAGAGTAGCGTTATCTAATATTTTCGCACTGCAAATGCAAGGTGCAGAAGTAAAAGTGTGCGGACCCAAAACATTAATTCCTAAATACATCGAATCTCTAGGAGTTACAGTAGAACCGAATCTTCGTAAAGCCTTAGAATGGGCAGATGTGGCGAATATGTTACGTGTGCAAAACGAACGTTTAGATGTGAGTTATTTCCCTACGACAAGAGAATATACGCAACAATACGGTGTAACTAAAGAATTATTAGATTCGCTAAATAAAGAAATCGTAATCATGCATCCAGGACCAATCAACAGAGGAGTAGAAATTACTTCAGATGTAGCCGATTCTCAACAATCCGTAATTTTGGAGCAAGTAGAGAATGGAGTTGCAGTGCGAATGGCAGTGATTTATTTATTGGCAAGTAAGATTAAAAATTAG
- a CDS encoding enolase C-terminal domain-like protein — translation MQITWQIVRLQLKETFSISYGSYSFREALIISLSKNGKTGYGECTSIDYYGINLSDFTQKLAEIKTQIEKQYINHPIEFYTFLENLQLHSFLRSALDCAYWDLFGKLENKSFLELNSIEIQQLPESSITISVAPIEEQLQKIAKSDWNKFKVKWNHYDEKALNLLLNCEKEIALDANGSFSISECQQLEENPLSAQFTYIEQPMKIGFSNYSHLNASKFANWMADEDCQEQTQLSELKSHYKTINIKLVKTGGLTPALQLINEARANDFKIMIGCMTESTVGISAGAVLVPLVDYVDLDGANLIAKDIAFGSTIEKGKVLLSEKVGLGISLK, via the coding sequence ATGCAAATTACTTGGCAAATTGTTCGCTTACAACTAAAAGAAACGTTTTCAATTAGTTATGGAAGTTACTCGTTTAGAGAAGCCTTAATTATTTCGCTTTCCAAGAATGGAAAAACAGGTTATGGCGAATGCACCTCAATTGATTACTACGGAATTAATTTATCCGATTTCACTCAGAAATTGGCCGAAATTAAAACTCAAATCGAAAAACAATACATAAATCACCCAATCGAATTTTATACTTTTTTAGAAAATTTACAATTGCATTCTTTTTTACGTTCGGCTTTAGATTGCGCCTATTGGGATTTATTTGGGAAGTTAGAAAATAAGAGTTTCTTGGAATTAAATTCGATTGAAATTCAACAATTACCCGAATCTTCCATCACAATCAGTGTAGCACCCATCGAAGAACAATTGCAAAAGATAGCAAAATCCGATTGGAATAAATTCAAAGTAAAATGGAATCATTACGATGAAAAAGCATTGAATTTATTACTGAATTGCGAAAAAGAAATCGCTTTAGATGCCAACGGAAGTTTCTCTATTTCCGAATGTCAGCAATTGGAAGAAAATCCGCTATCAGCTCAATTTACTTACATTGAACAACCGATGAAAATTGGATTTTCAAATTACAGTCATTTGAATGCTTCTAAATTTGCGAATTGGATGGCCGATGAAGATTGCCAAGAACAAACCCAACTTTCCGAATTAAAATCGCATTATAAAACCATCAATATCAAATTGGTCAAAACAGGTGGATTAACTCCAGCATTACAACTAATCAATGAAGCACGAGCAAACGATTTCAAAATCATGATAGGTTGCATGACCGAATCTACCGTAGGAATTTCAGCCGGAGCGGTTTTGGTGCCGTTAGTGGATTATGTAGATTTAGATGGCGCCAATTTAATTGCCAAAGACATCGCTTTTGGAAGCACCATCGAAAAAGGAAAAGTGTTGCTTTCGGAGAAAGTTGGGTTAGGAATTTCCTTGAAATAA
- a CDS encoding NAD(P)H-dependent flavin oxidoreductase, whose translation MQKQSLTTILQISHPIIMAPMFLVSNTKMVIEGMKSGVAGCIPALNYRTLEELKGAINELKTAKVLGGSFGFNLIVNKSNVKYKEQLRVLCEEGVDFIITSLGSPEETINEAHKVGIKVFCDVTDLAFAKKVESLGADAIIAVNNQAGGHRGNIDPETLIKQLNENTSLPVISAGGVGNKADLDKMLSYGAVGVSVGSPFIASNEAGVSQEYKQACVDYGANDIVMTERISGTPCTVINTPYVQKVGTNQTWLETILNKNKSLKKWVKMIRFYIGMKATEKAATQVTYKTVWVAGPSIEDTKAILPVKDIVKKLVS comes from the coding sequence ATGCAAAAACAATCACTTACTACTATTCTACAAATTTCACATCCTATAATAATGGCACCTATGTTTTTAGTATCCAATACTAAAATGGTTATTGAAGGTATGAAAAGTGGTGTTGCTGGATGTATTCCGGCTTTAAATTATAGAACATTAGAAGAATTAAAAGGAGCAATAAACGAATTAAAAACTGCGAAAGTTTTAGGGGGAAGTTTTGGTTTTAATTTAATAGTTAATAAGTCGAATGTAAAATACAAAGAACAATTACGAGTTCTTTGTGAAGAAGGTGTAGATTTTATAATCACTTCTTTAGGTTCGCCTGAAGAAACTATAAATGAAGCGCATAAAGTTGGGATTAAAGTGTTTTGTGATGTTACTGATTTAGCTTTCGCAAAAAAAGTAGAAAGTTTAGGTGCTGATGCCATAATTGCAGTAAACAATCAAGCTGGTGGTCATCGAGGTAATATTGATCCAGAAACTTTAATTAAACAATTAAATGAAAATACTTCGTTACCTGTAATTTCAGCTGGTGGAGTAGGGAATAAAGCGGATTTGGATAAAATGTTAAGTTATGGAGCAGTTGGTGTTTCCGTAGGAAGTCCGTTTATTGCCTCTAATGAAGCAGGTGTTTCTCAAGAATACAAACAAGCCTGTGTGGATTATGGTGCAAATGATATTGTGATGACCGAACGTATCTCAGGAACGCCTTGTACGGTTATCAATACACCGTATGTTCAAAAAGTGGGAACCAATCAGACTTGGTTAGAAACAATATTAAACAAAAATAAAAGCCTTAAAAAATGGGTCAAAATGATTCGTTTTTATATCGGTATGAAGGCTACTGAAAAAGCAGCAACTCAAGTAACTTATAAAACCGTTTGGGTTGCGGGTCCAAGTATTGAAGATACTAAAGCCATTTTACCAGTGAAAGATATTGTAAAAAAATTGGTTTCGTAA
- a CDS encoding ribonuclease Z has product MKVDQKGHTTIIKDTQNNVATFVEKLTNEYHAFQGQNLILDVSQDKAISNADLSHFKELAKTHKKAKKSMIVVTDSVDFNKVPSYLNVVPSVLEAHDMIEMDEIERDLGF; this is encoded by the coding sequence ATGAAAGTCGATCAAAAAGGACATACTACTATCATTAAAGATACACAAAATAATGTGGCTACTTTTGTGGAAAAGTTAACTAATGAATATCATGCGTTTCAAGGTCAAAACTTGATTTTGGATGTATCGCAAGATAAAGCCATTTCGAATGCTGATTTGTCTCATTTCAAAGAATTAGCTAAAACTCATAAAAAAGCTAAAAAATCAATGATTGTGGTAACTGATTCAGTTGATTTTAATAAAGTTCCTAGTTATTTAAACGTGGTTCCTTCCGTTTTAGAAGCCCACGATATGATTGAAATGGACGAAATTGAACGCGATTTAGGATTTTAA
- a CDS encoding SDR family oxidoreductase yields the protein MSKVVLITGGSSGIGKSIGEFLHQKGFIVYGTSRNPEKITNSIFPLVALDVRDKQSIVNCVDEVIQKSGRLDIVINNAGVGITGPIEEIPTEEIRNNFETNLFGPIEVMKAVLPQMREQKSGLIINITSIAGYMGLPYRGIYSASKGALELITEALRMEVKSFGIQITNVAPGDFATNIAAGRYHAPVIKGSAYEVPYGNTLKEMDSHVDSGSNPNEMAEAIFAIIKTDKPKVHYKVGAFLQKFSIVLKRILPDTMYEKMLMNHYKL from the coding sequence ATGAGTAAAGTAGTATTAATTACAGGTGGTTCATCAGGAATTGGAAAATCAATTGGCGAGTTTTTGCATCAAAAAGGTTTTATAGTGTATGGTACAAGTCGAAATCCTGAAAAAATCACGAATTCGATATTTCCATTAGTAGCTTTGGATGTTCGCGATAAGCAAAGTATTGTGAATTGCGTGGATGAAGTAATTCAAAAATCGGGACGTTTGGATATAGTAATTAATAATGCTGGAGTTGGAATTACTGGTCCAATTGAAGAAATTCCAACCGAAGAAATCCGAAATAATTTCGAGACCAATTTATTTGGTCCAATAGAAGTAATGAAAGCAGTTTTGCCTCAAATGCGGGAACAAAAATCGGGTTTGATTATTAATATTACTTCTATTGCAGGTTATATGGGATTGCCTTATCGTGGAATTTACTCGGCTTCCAAAGGCGCTTTAGAATTAATTACTGAAGCGTTGCGAATGGAAGTAAAATCCTTCGGAATCCAAATTACCAATGTTGCTCCAGGTGATTTTGCTACCAATATAGCTGCTGGACGTTATCATGCACCAGTAATCAAAGGTTCGGCTTATGAAGTTCCTTACGGAAACACCTTAAAAGAGATGGATTCGCACGTGGATAGCGGCAGTAATCCAAACGAAATGGCAGAAGCAATTTTTGCTATTATCAAAACAGACAAACCAAAAGTACATTATAAAGTTGGGGCTTTTTTACAGAAATTTTCCATTGTTTTAAAACGCATTTTACCTGATACAATGTATGAGAAAATGTTGATGAATCATTATAAGTTGTAG
- a CDS encoding glutaminyl-peptide cyclotransferase — MLKVKLFAFIVLGIISTSCKEDENELKNLFSIENPTIKPILKLEESIDLVLQNKENKTIDSVIYYINDVKIGSVKGNEKLPFSLNNQKLGNKTIKALVYFEGKNIDITTGFTIYASSEPKILKYKILNTYAHDMKAYTQGFEFYRDTLFEGTGNGAGNTTGIKGKSSLRKTDYKTGKVLKSIELDDQYFGEGITILNNKVYQLTWRNKEGYVYNADTFKKEKTFSYNMEGWGLTNDGNKLYMSDGSEKIYILNPETFQVEDYISVYTNGSKIEELNELEWVNGKIFANVYQKDAIAIINPKNGAIEAILNLSDLKNKVTKHPDIDVLNGIAYNPKTKTYFVTGKNWDKTFEITVE; from the coding sequence ATGTTAAAAGTTAAGCTATTCGCTTTCATAGTATTAGGCATTATTTCTACCTCATGTAAAGAAGATGAAAATGAATTAAAAAATTTATTTTCAATTGAAAATCCAACTATAAAACCAATTCTTAAGTTAGAGGAAAGCATTGATTTGGTCTTACAAAACAAAGAAAACAAAACGATTGATTCTGTAATATACTACATTAATGATGTTAAAATTGGATCGGTAAAAGGAAACGAAAAATTACCATTTTCATTGAATAATCAAAAATTAGGTAATAAAACAATTAAAGCCTTAGTTTATTTTGAAGGAAAAAATATTGATATTACGACTGGATTTACAATATACGCTAGTTCAGAACCTAAAATTTTAAAATATAAAATTTTGAACACCTACGCTCACGATATGAAAGCGTACACACAAGGTTTTGAATTTTATCGTGATACTTTGTTTGAAGGCACTGGAAATGGAGCCGGAAATACTACAGGTATAAAAGGAAAATCAAGTTTAAGAAAAACCGATTATAAAACCGGAAAAGTGTTGAAATCTATTGAATTAGATGATCAATACTTTGGTGAAGGAATAACTATTTTAAACAATAAAGTGTATCAATTGACTTGGAGAAATAAAGAAGGTTATGTTTACAATGCCGATACATTTAAAAAAGAGAAAACATTTTCATACAACATGGAAGGATGGGGCTTAACAAATGATGGTAATAAGTTGTATATGAGTGATGGTTCTGAAAAAATTTACATTTTAAATCCCGAAACTTTTCAAGTTGAAGATTATATAAGTGTATATACGAATGGTTCAAAAATTGAAGAACTTAATGAATTAGAATGGGTAAATGGAAAAATTTTCGCTAATGTTTACCAAAAAGATGCAATTGCAATAATTAACCCTAAAAATGGAGCAATTGAAGCCATTCTAAATTTAAGTGATTTGAAAAATAAAGTTACCAAACATCCCGACATTGATGTATTGAATGGAATTGCTTACAACCCAAAAACAAAAACGTATTTTGTAACAGGAAAAAACTGGGATAAAACTTTTGAGATAACAGTTGAGTAA
- the pyrR gene encoding bifunctional pyr operon transcriptional regulator/uracil phosphoribosyltransferase PyrR, translating to MSQKVLLTSKEVHIILHRLACQLIENHLDFSNTVLIGLQPRGKYLAERIKQILESDYNIANIQLGFLDITFFRDDFRRGEKPLEANKTQIDFLVENKKVVFIDDVLYTGRSINAALTAIQSFGRPSEVELLTLIDRRFSRHLPIQPDYRGRQVDAINNEKVIVKWQENDGEDAVYLVTK from the coding sequence ATGAGTCAAAAAGTTTTGCTCACTTCAAAAGAAGTACACATTATCTTACACCGATTAGCTTGTCAACTAATTGAAAATCATTTAGATTTTTCCAACACTGTTTTAATAGGATTACAACCAAGAGGTAAATATTTAGCCGAAAGAATCAAACAAATTTTAGAATCGGACTACAATATTGCTAACATTCAATTAGGTTTTTTAGATATTACATTCTTCCGAGATGATTTCAGAAGAGGTGAAAAACCATTGGAAGCCAATAAAACCCAAATCGATTTCTTGGTTGAAAACAAAAAAGTAGTTTTTATCGATGACGTTTTATACACCGGTAGAAGTATTAATGCGGCTTTAACGGCAATACAATCTTTCGGAAGACCATCTGAAGTAGAACTTTTAACGCTAATCGACAGAAGATTCAGTCGCCATTTACCCATTCAGCCCGATTACAGAGGAAGACAGGTGGATGCCATAAACAATGAAAAAGTAATTGTAAAATGGCAAGAAAATGATGGAGAAGATGCTGTGTATTTGGTAACAAAATAA
- a CDS encoding TlpA family protein disulfide reductase — MNHNYLKYFLPFSFIILSTLTSCKKVFSEDNYVAYFGGEILNPQEKYVLFLKDDEVIDTIFLDKNNRFMHKFDSLVPGLYTFKHNPEYQYVYFDKNDSLMVRVNTFDFDNSIVFCGRGDEKNNFLIELFLKNEADRSLMYDKFDKDVKSFIKNIDSSYAIRKSFYLKRKAEIGWDANFDLIAKASLDFHHITKKEIYPYAHQFRTGENIRSSLPKDYYNHRKTVDFNNAVLTNYSPYIKYVSVLLNNVALQSNKDDLNENSLENNITKLNITDTLIHNEKVKNVVLNNVAMMYLLEDQNMYNNQKFIERYLQLTTDKDNKKEISEIYNSVQNLKVGNRLPKIDLIDKSKQVIDINSYIKKPTVLFFWTSHAESHFAASHRKVTELQAKYPQYDFIAINVNDNDAKWKNALKKYNFENIQEFQAVDFESIRKKWVITKIHRIIILNADGTIKNGFANLFDVNFEQNLK; from the coding sequence ATGAATCATAATTACTTAAAATATTTTCTCCCTTTCAGCTTTATCATTTTATCCACTTTAACTTCATGTAAGAAAGTATTTTCTGAAGATAATTACGTTGCGTATTTTGGTGGTGAAATTTTAAATCCGCAGGAAAAATATGTTTTATTTTTAAAAGATGACGAAGTAATTGATACGATTTTTTTAGATAAAAATAATCGTTTCATGCACAAATTCGACTCATTAGTTCCTGGTTTATACACTTTTAAACACAATCCCGAATATCAATATGTTTATTTTGACAAAAATGACAGTTTGATGGTTAGAGTAAACACTTTTGACTTTGACAATTCTATTGTTTTTTGTGGAAGAGGTGATGAAAAAAACAACTTTTTAATTGAATTATTTCTTAAGAATGAAGCAGATCGTTCTTTGATGTATGATAAATTTGACAAGGATGTAAAAAGTTTTATTAAAAATATTGATTCAAGTTATGCCATCAGAAAATCATTTTATCTTAAAAGAAAAGCTGAAATTGGTTGGGATGCTAACTTTGATTTAATTGCAAAAGCTAGCCTTGATTTTCATCACATAACAAAAAAAGAGATTTATCCTTATGCACACCAATTTAGAACTGGTGAGAACATTAGATCAAGTTTACCTAAAGATTATTACAACCATAGAAAAACAGTTGATTTTAATAATGCTGTATTAACAAATTATTCGCCTTACATTAAATATGTTAGTGTTTTATTGAATAATGTGGCTTTACAAAGTAACAAAGATGATTTAAACGAAAATTCTTTAGAAAATAACATCACAAAATTAAACATAACCGATACTTTAATTCACAATGAAAAAGTAAAAAATGTGGTTTTGAATAATGTAGCAATGATGTATTTACTTGAAGATCAAAATATGTATAACAATCAGAAATTCATTGAACGTTATCTTCAATTAACAACAGACAAGGATAACAAAAAAGAAATTTCTGAAATTTACAATTCGGTTCAAAATTTAAAAGTAGGGAATCGATTGCCAAAAATTGATTTAATAGATAAATCTAAACAAGTAATTGATATTAACTCATACATTAAAAAACCAACCGTATTATTTTTTTGGACAAGTCATGCAGAATCGCATTTTGCTGCTTCTCACAGAAAAGTAACTGAATTACAAGCCAAATATCCTCAATACGATTTTATTGCCATAAACGTTAATGACAATGATGCTAAATGGAAAAATGCATTAAAAAAATACAATTTTGAAAACATTCAAGAATTTCAAGCTGTAGATTTTGAATCAATTCGTAAAAAATGGGTTATTACTAAAATTCATAGAATAATCATCTTAAATGCGGATGGAACCATTAAAAATGGCTTCGCCAATTTATTTGACGTGAATTTTGAACAAAATTTAAAATAA
- a CDS encoding ABC-F family ATP-binding cassette domain-containing protein, which yields MLTVSNLSVQFGKRVLFDEVNTTFTQGNCYGIIGANGAGKSTFMKIIAGEMDPTSGRVILEPGKRMSVLNQNHNLFDEYTVLDTVMMGNKVLHAVKTEMDALYADYSDENANRIGELQLQFDEMNGWNAESDAATLLSNLEIGPDYHYTLMADLDGKLKVRVLLAQALFGNPDVLIMDEPTNDLDFETIGWLENFLANYENTVLVVSHDRHFLDAVCTHISDIDFGKITHYSGNYTFWYESSQLAARQKAQQNKKAEEKKAELEEFIRRFSANVAKSKQATSRKKMIEKLNLDEIKPSSRRYPAIIFETEREAGDQILNVQNLAASIDGETLFKNIDLNMAKGDKIVVFSKDSRATTAFYEILNNKMTPDAGTFDWGITTTQSYLPVENHEFFDGVDLNLVDWLRQWAKTEEERDEVYVRGFLGKMIFSGEEALKKCNVLSGGEKVRCMLSRMMMIRANVLMLDEPTNHLDLESITAFNNSLKNFKGSVLFTTHDHEFAQTVANRVLELTPNGAIDRYMTFDEYLEDDKIKELRKKMYS from the coding sequence ATGTTAACAGTTTCAAACTTATCGGTTCAATTTGGAAAACGAGTTTTATTCGATGAAGTAAATACCACTTTTACCCAAGGAAATTGCTACGGAATCATTGGAGCTAATGGTGCCGGAAAATCGACTTTCATGAAAATTATTGCTGGAGAAATGGACCCTACTTCGGGTAGAGTTATTCTTGAGCCAGGAAAACGTATGTCGGTTTTAAACCAAAATCACAACTTATTTGATGAATATACAGTGTTAGATACTGTAATGATGGGAAATAAAGTGTTACATGCTGTTAAAACAGAAATGGATGCTTTATACGCTGATTATTCGGATGAAAATGCTAACAGAATTGGGGAATTGCAATTGCAGTTTGATGAAATGAACGGTTGGAACGCAGAAAGTGATGCAGCAACCTTACTTTCAAATTTAGAAATTGGTCCAGATTATCATTACACATTAATGGCTGATTTAGATGGAAAACTGAAAGTTCGTGTGTTATTAGCACAAGCTTTATTCGGAAATCCTGATGTGTTGATTATGGATGAGCCTACTAATGACTTGGATTTTGAAACTATCGGTTGGTTAGAAAACTTCTTAGCTAATTATGAAAATACGGTTTTAGTAGTTTCTCACGACCGTCACTTTTTAGATGCCGTTTGTACGCATATTTCAGATATCGATTTTGGAAAAATCACACACTATTCAGGAAATTATACGTTTTGGTACGAGTCTTCGCAATTAGCGGCTCGTCAGAAAGCGCAACAAAATAAGAAAGCTGAAGAGAAAAAAGCTGAATTAGAAGAGTTTATCCGTCGTTTTAGTGCGAACGTTGCTAAGTCGAAACAAGCAACTTCTCGTAAAAAAATGATTGAAAAATTAAATTTAGACGAGATTAAACCTTCAAGCAGAAGATATCCAGCCATCATTTTTGAAACCGAAAGAGAAGCGGGAGATCAAATTTTAAATGTGCAAAATTTAGCTGCTTCAATTGATGGAGAAACCTTGTTTAAAAACATTGATTTAAACATGGCTAAAGGGGATAAGATTGTAGTTTTCTCTAAAGATTCAAGAGCTACAACAGCTTTTTATGAAATTTTGAATAATAAAATGACTCCAGATGCAGGAACATTTGATTGGGGAATTACAACAACACAATCGTATTTACCAGTTGAAAATCACGAGTTTTTTGATGGTGTAGATTTGAATTTAGTGGATTGGTTACGCCAATGGGCAAAAACAGAAGAAGAACGCGATGAAGTATACGTTCGTGGATTCTTAGGAAAAATGATTTTCTCAGGAGAAGAAGCTTTAAAAAAATGTAACGTTTTATCTGGAGGAGAAAAAGTGCGTTGTATGTTATCGCGTATGATGATGATTAGAGCTAATGTTTTAATGTTAGACGAACCAACGAATCACTTAGATCTTGAGTCAATTACAGCGTTTAATAACTCATTGAAAAATTTCAAAGGTTCGGTATTGTTTACCACACATGACCACGAATTTGCGCAAACAGTTGCCAACAGAGTTTTAGAATTAACTCCAAATGGAGCTATCGACAGATATATGACATTTGATGAATATCTTGAAGATGACAAAATCAAAGAATTAAGAAAGAAAATGTATTCTTAA
- the fsa gene encoding fructose-6-phosphate aldolase: MKFFIDTANLEQIKEAQELGILDGVTTNPSLMAKEGITGKNNILKHYVDICNIVDGDVSAEVNAMDLEGMIREGEELADLHEQIVVKLPMTKEGVKACKYFSDKGIKTNVTLVFSAGQALLAAKAGATYVSPFLGRLDDISTDGLNLIQEIRDIYDNYGFETQILAASVRHTMHVVNCAKIGADVMTGPLSSITGLLKHPLTDIGIAQFIADYEKGNK; encoded by the coding sequence ATGAAATTTTTTATTGACACAGCTAATTTAGAGCAAATTAAAGAAGCACAAGAATTAGGAATTTTAGATGGAGTTACTACAAATCCATCATTAATGGCTAAAGAAGGCATTACAGGAAAAAACAATATCCTAAAACATTACGTAGACATTTGTAACATTGTTGACGGTGATGTAAGTGCAGAAGTAAATGCAATGGATTTAGAAGGTATGATTAGAGAAGGTGAGGAATTAGCTGACTTACACGAACAAATCGTTGTAAAATTACCTATGACTAAAGAAGGTGTAAAAGCTTGTAAATATTTCTCTGATAAAGGAATCAAAACGAATGTAACATTAGTATTCTCTGCTGGTCAAGCTTTATTAGCGGCTAAAGCAGGTGCTACTTATGTTTCTCCTTTCTTAGGAAGATTAGATGATATTTCAACTGATGGTTTAAATTTAATCCAAGAAATTAGAGATATTTACGATAATTACGGTTTTGAAACACAAATTTTAGCTGCTTCTGTACGTCACACAATGCACGTTGTTAACTGTGCTAAAATTGGTGCAGACGTTATGACAGGACCTTTATCTTCAATTACTGGATTGTTAAAACACCCATTAACAGATATCGGAATTGCTCAGTTTATTGCAGATTACGAAAAAGGAAATAAATAA
- a CDS encoding ribonuclease Z: MKLQILGCYAATPRTITNPTSQVLDIKNHMFLIDCGEGTQVQLRKHKIKFSRINHIFISHLHGDHFYGLIGLISTFMLLNRENDLHVYGPKGIKEIILLQLRASGSFTGYNLYFHELESKESEVIFEDETVIVKTIPLNHRVYTNGFIFQEKLGKRHLNVEAVAKYKIEKVYFDKIKSGGNVTLDSGELIDNELLSFPPDAPMSYAFCSDTMYDESIVSIIKDVDVLYHESTFLDSEMQYTEKTKHATAKEAAKIAKLANAKNLILGHYSTRYGSIEPFKTEAQTIFENVLLADDGREFEF, from the coding sequence ATGAAACTACAAATACTCGGTTGTTACGCAGCCACTCCTAGAACCATTACCAATCCTACCTCACAAGTTTTAGACATAAAAAATCATATGTTTTTAATTGATTGTGGTGAAGGAACACAAGTGCAATTGCGCAAGCATAAAATCAAGTTTTCTCGCATTAATCATATTTTTATTTCGCATTTACATGGAGACCATTTTTATGGATTAATAGGTTTGATTTCAACGTTTATGTTGTTAAATCGCGAAAACGATTTGCACGTTTATGGTCCAAAAGGAATCAAAGAAATTATTTTATTGCAATTGCGAGCTTCGGGTTCGTTTACGGGGTATAATTTGTATTTCCACGAATTAGAATCCAAGGAAAGCGAAGTCATTTTTGAAGACGAAACCGTAATTGTAAAAACGATTCCATTAAATCATCGTGTTTATACGAATGGTTTTATATTTCAAGAAAAGCTAGGAAAACGCCATTTGAATGTAGAAGCGGTTGCCAAATATAAAATTGAAAAAGTGTATTTCGATAAAATTAAATCCGGTGGTAATGTAACGTTAGACTCAGGCGAATTGATTGACAATGAATTGCTTTCGTTTCCGCCAGATGCTCCAATGAGTTATGCTTTTTGTAGCGATACAATGTATGATGAATCTATCGTTTCGATTATCAAAGATGTTGATGTGTTGTATCACGAATCTACTTTCTTAGATTCGGAAATGCAATACACCGAAAAAACCAAACACGCAACGGCAAAAGAAGCGGCTAAAATCGCAAAATTAGCGAATGCTAAAAATTTAATTTTAGGACATTATTCTACACGTTACGGTTCTATTGAACCATTTAAAACAGAAGCACAAACGATTTTTGAAAATGTGCTTTTGGCGGATGATGGTAGAGAATTTGAATTTTAA